TTTAACGAAAAGCCATCCATAAAATCAAGTTTAAAGTTTCTTCGGAAAACCCCTTGGGCAAGGGAGAAGGTTGAAGTACTATATCTTCAATTAACTCAAATCAACTAATAAAACAAAATGAATACAATAGAATTTTTAAGACAATTTCGTGTTTTCGAATATGCTATTTTTGATCTAGTAGCCTCATTTTTGGGAATATATCTACTTTCACCATTATTATCAAAACTTTTTAAAAAACTAAAACTCGATATACCAAAACTAAACTGGGTTTTTCTAACATTACCAATTAGCATCGGAACTCACTTCGCTGTCGGCACGATAACACCAATGACAGAAAATTTTATAAATCTTCACGATCACTACATATTAAAAATAATAGTCATTGGCATGACCATCCTCGGATTAAGAGGAATAAGGATTGTTAAGAAAAGGTAAGGTGCCTACTGGCTCTCGATAACTCTCCAGATAGCTTCAGCAACCTTTCCACGATCCATCGGTTCAGTTGGATTAAATCTGTTATCTGTTAACTCCATAATTTCGTTGTCAATTAAGAACTCAACGTATGGATAGAACCAATCACTTGGTCTAACGTCAGATCCTATAATTGGTGAATCAGGTGCAACTGTCATATCCATGTCTATAGCGAGGCCAAGCACTAACATTTTGGCGAATTCAGCCTTGTTTACGGTCTGAGATGGTTTGAAAGTGCCATCCGGGTAACCTTTTACCACTCCTTCGTTAATAGCATGAGCAACGTATGGTGCATACCATTGATCAGGGAATAAATCAGCCAGCATGAATTTTAATGACTCAGCGTCCGGCACAACTGCTTCAAGCCCTGCAAATATAAGTTTCAAAGCTTCTACACGAGACACACCTTTTTCCGGTTTAAATGTTCCATCAGGATATCCTGAGATAACATTACGTTGTTTGAGATGTCTAATCGCTTCGTAGTTTTCATGATTCTGAGATAAATCGGAGAAGAGTGGAGCGCCGCTCTTGAGCGGCGCACTCGTTCCTTTGATAAAGGAATGAGCCACACTTACAACTATATCTTTTTCAGCTTTAGGAGTTACTTCCATATGAGCGATGCCTTCACTGAAATCATCAATTTGCAGAACATTTTTACTAATAGTTCCTTCCCCTTGAACCAAAGTCACCTTAACCTCACCAAAAATCGTATAAGAAGTACGGTCTCCATTTTTATCAACAGGAATTATTGTCAAAGTCTCAGGTACCCCAACGCTAAACAGTCCATCATGCTCAACACTAAATCCATTAATATCTTTCATATCATCACGTACTGTAACTAAATTTGATTCATATATACTATCTGAGAAAGGTATTCGAAGTTTAAAATCCCCTGCTTTTTCAGCTTCTGCCATAATGAGAGTTTTACCATTTTCAAATGAAGAACGGTCTATAGTTTGAGTTCTCAAAGATGCAATACTGGAATCGGTAGAGGAAAGTATGATCGCTCCGGCAAAAAAAGGATCTTCTACAATTTCACCTGAATTATCTTTGATAGATATTTCAAATTCCATTAGATTTCCTACTAAATATGTGTCTTTGGAAGATATCTCAAGAGAGTAGTTAGGTTTTGTAGGTACTACAGTATTATCAGCAATTACATCCGGCACCTCTGTGATAACCGGTACTTCAGGAGCGATTACATCTGGCACCTCTGTGACAACCGGCACTTCAGGAGTGATCACATCTGGTACTACATCATCAACCTTCGGTTCAACAACAGGCTCAGTTACGACAGGCTCATCCACCAAATCTTCTGTTATCACCTGATCAACACTTGAAGTGATAACCCCTGTATCTGCAACAAGATTAGATTGTACAAATGACATAGGATTAAGTGTGTACTTAATAGCATTTTCCTGACCTATACCTTGATTGATAGCATCAAAGAAGGTAAGTCCCTGAGATGCATAATCATTGTAAGTAAAAGGCCAATAAGGATGCCATAGGGCGCTATCTCCAATCCCATCATTCGTACCACCTTTGTCAAGTTGGAAATGCAAATGAGGTGTCGTAGACGTACCTGTGGTTCCCACCTTACCAACTACTTCACCACGTGAAACAACCTGACCTTGTTTAACAAGAATCTCACTCATATGATTGTAAGATGAAAATACGGTTTGCTTACCACCATCAACCATTGGAACGTTGATATGTTTTACAACTACATGTAACCCGAAACCATAAGCTTCATCCGCAACCTTTGTCACAACTCCATTTGCAATACTATGAACAGGAGTTCCGATAGGGGCTTTGATATCGATAGCAGGATGACTACCGGCATATTCAACACCATCTAATTCATAATTACCCAAATATGCAACAGAATAAGTTATTTTTGCATCTCTAACAGAATTTTCTTCATCAGAATACCCAAGAGTGCTCAATGACGCTTGCAGTGTACTAGGATTATATCTCGGCATTTGCTGCATTTTGCTTTGAGGAATATTATTATATGTTTCTCTGTATTCAGCCGTTGTAAGCTCATGCCACTTTGGAGTCAAAGCCAGAGGGTAAACCGTACCATCAAAATCTTTTGGCATCTCAAGTGTAAGGACTGAAGTTTGCAATCCAAGTTGAGTATATTGCACTCCGGCGACGGAAGCCGCCAATATACTTAAAATCAAAACCCACGAAAAAGTATGTTTCGAACTCTTCAAATCAAAATGAAGTTGTCGTAGATGACCTAGAAGATAATCGATGAATCCTTTGAACATATGTAAGTATTAAATTAATATAATATACCATATTCTTATGAAAATAACAATTCTCTAGTTTCAGAAGTTAAAACTCCGGCATCAGTATCGGATGGATCTGAGATCAACTCATAATCAAGCTGGAAAGCAATCAAGGCATCTTTGGTTTTTTCACCAAAATACGTAGTTAAAAAACCGGAATTAAAATATCCACGATTTCTAAGCTCTGACTGCAATGATTTTACCTCAGAACCTCTTGAACCAAATGCGAGCGCCGATACAGCTTCTTCGATTATAATATCTTCAACTGCTTTAAGATCTTCAATTTCAATAATTTCAGCAGAATCATCAATACTAAGGACTTCCTCTTTGGTCTCAACGACTTCATCTGTAGAAGCCAATAGGACAACAGCTTGTGTATCATCTCTTTTTGAGGCAAGCATACCCTTGGTTTCAATTCTTTTATCAAACAAAGCATTTAAAGTTGAACGTGTACGCCGTCCAACAACGCCAGCTCCCTGTGACTCCTTCGTCGCAATAATACCCGTTTTCATCTGAAAATGCTTAACTGCATTCTCTGTAACCTCACCATAGAAACCACTAACTTCTGTACGCAAATAACCAAGTGTAATCAAATCTTTTTGTAATTCTCTAACGTCTTCACCTTTTGATCCCAAATATAAATCATCTGTATAAACAGTGAATTCCTCCTTCAAATCATCATATTTTTGTATTTTCTCAAGATAAGCGGTTTGATTCACATATTCACCTTTTTCTAAAAGTTCTTTGGCTTTTTCTATTGTGATTCTAGTTTGCGGTCCAAAATGCCCGGAACCTAATTCCGACCAATCATATACAAGGTCATTATCACGTTGAAAATAATATACTGCTTGAGCTGTCGCATCATTATAAGTCCCATCTATATCTTCAAAGAAATAACCCAAATCTGCCAACAGCTGTTGCATTTCTGCTACTTTCTCTGAGTTTTGACCAAACCAAAGATCAGTTGGAAATAACTTAGCGACGGTTCCCCCAATATATTGGGGGACATTTTCTTTCCAATACTTAACAAGTGCAAGTTCATTTTCATCCCATCCGGAAAATCCTGCAGTAATTAAAAGCTCAGGTCTAGCTCCATAAACTGTTGCTAGAACTGTACGTTTGCCCCATAAAAGAGCTCTACGTAAGCCGGCATCACCGGCTCCCATCCAGACATCCAGCCTATCGTGCTCTTGACCGAGCTCTCCCGCATGAACTATCGCACCTCCACGATCTTGAATTTCAGAAATACCAATCCCCGGGATATCTATTTTAAATCCAAAAGGATAAGACTTAGGTGCGGCAAGCATACCGGGGAAAACCTCAGCACCACTGGCACCATTAGTTCCATTACCATTCAAACGTGTATCTCCATAATATGATCCGGTTACATAATGATCCTGATCGGGTAGGGGAGAGTAATATGCAGTCGTGATAAAAGTTTGCTTATAGGGCATCATTATATCAGTGGCGTCAGCGAAGCTGACGCTTACATGAAATAAAGTTGCAAATAGCACTGTTACAGTAAGTAGAGTATTAAAACGTTTAAACATAAATATTTTTATTAAATCCGATAAGTATACCAAAAAAACCTCTTTAAAAAAAGTGTCTTAAGGTAAGGTCGACTTGACGACTTAACAATTACTCTCCTTGAACCTTTTTCATTGCAGCAGCTGCCTGCTCATCCGGAGGTACAAGCCCTATACGACGTATGATTTGACGACTTACGAAATCACGATCACGTCCATATTTCAAACGAGAAAGTTGCTTGATCGCTTCACCCATTTTCTTATCGCCCTCTTCAAGATATGGATTTGTAGGAATAATAGAAAAAGGTTTACTTGGCTGAGTATCGATAGATAGCTTCATCACAGCTTTATATTTATCCATATTTACAAGATCTTGTTCAGAGAACACAGGGGCCATTTCTTTTGCCATGTACTCAGCGTCGGTTGCACCAATCTTGTAACACATTATCGAACCAACGTTACCAAATACTGCATCCTTGATATTTACTCCCCCTCCTTTCCTACCGCCGCCACCGGCATTTGGATCGATCTGTGCTATATACTGATGTGCCAAATTTAGCCCAAGACGGTACTTACGAGCCTCAGAAAGAATAGATTCTATACTATCTGTTACATAGTTCTGGAACTCATCAATATATAGGAAGAATGGACAGCGATCTTCTTGCGCAACTTTCTGTCTTTGCATAGCTGCCATCTGGATCTTTGATGTAATGATAAGTCCAAGAAGCTTTGAGTTGATATCTCCGGTTTCACCTTTTGAAAGATTCATAAGAAGAATCTTGCCGTCTTGCATAACTTTACCAAAATCAAACGAAGATTTGGTCTGCCCGATAATATTACGCATCATCGCATTTGTAATAAATTGACCGAACTTTGCAGCAAAGTAAGGAATCATCTCAGCCTTTTCACGAGCACCGGTTTTGGCCATTTGTTCAGTCCAGAAAGATTTTACAATCGGATTCGAAACTCTTTTCACTTTATATGCTTGAAACGCATCGTCAGTAAAGAGCCTTACAATATCGGTTAAAGCTCCACCTTCTTTTTTATCAGCCATAAGGGTCAAACAACCATTTCGGAAATAATCCTGAATACGAGGACCGAATACCTCTTCATCGAACATCTTAATCATGATATTCATAGCTTCAAGTGCAACTAAGTCCATCTCAGCCTCAGAGCCGGCTTCGAGTAAATTTAATCCCATAGGACGCTCAAGATCAGATGGATTAAAATAAATCACATCATCGGCACGTTCCCTCGGCACAAATGGTAAAACACTTTCAACAAGATCACCATGTGGATCGATAACACATATACCGTTTCCAGCTTTCAAATCCTGACGAATCATAACTTGAAAAATAGAAGACTTACCGGTACCTGTCTGCCCAATAACATAGAAATGTCTAAATCTATCTAGATGCTTCATATATACAGGGGTACGCGTCCCACGGTAGACATTCTCACCAAGCAAAATACCTTCTTTTGGTGCATTATTAGGGAGTGGGGCGATTTTATAATTCATCCAATTAATAGTAGGGGAGGTGTTGTATCGTACATCTGGGATATGAAAAAGACTTGCTACTTCATTCGGAGTAAGAATCATCTGTTTTGGAGCGGTAAGCCTTTCAGTCCAAGTACGCTTCATATTTCGAAAAATGAAATTAACAAGAAAACTCTTCAAAGAAAAGTATCTAACCTTCACAAGTCCATTACAATTACCCATTGAGAATTGAGCAAAAGCACCATAAAGACTATTTAACAAAATATTAGCACGTCTCTTGGTCGGGGCTGCCGTAATAAGTCTAATCACAGTCTCAAATCCAGGAGCGCCACATTTTTCTTCAATAGATTTCACCTGTTCATCAGTAAGCGGAGTACTGCGTCCACCTTGGTCCGCCGCAGCCTCTGCAAGTTCTTCAGCTTTCTCACCGCGCACCAATATATTCAAAAGCCCACTCAACCATCTAAATGGATTTAAATAATAAATAAACCCATTGCCACCATCTTTGCCAGAGAACATTTCCTTCGCATGCTCTTGCCCCTTTTTCTGCCACCATTCTTGAATAGTAGGTCGAAGCATAATCTGAATTGCAGCACCCTCATCTTCCTCAAATTTAGACATTACATTAATAATACTATTTAGAGGGTCAGAAGGCATAACCTGGTAATGCTTTATAGGAAGCCATGTTGCACTTGGCCTAGTCAACTGTAGTGGTCTACCGGCGACCTTTGCACCAGGGTGGAAAATATTATAATCCTCAACTCGTTCCAAAAAACAATCTGGGAAAAAACCTGTGATTTGTTTTTCCACCATATCGATAAGCTCATTCGGACAAACTATATAAAAATTAATGAGCTTCTCTTGTACAGCATACTCAAAAGAAATGAATTCTTGTTTTTTCAATCTCAATTTGTACTCCATATCACCACAACCAAGGCCTCCGGCTAACTGGTCAAAAAAATGCGCCATAACACCAACAGCCTCTTTGAAATCATTACTCGCAGAATAAAGCTCACGCGTCTTCTCTATATCCTCCTTAGAATCCTTCCGAGGAATACGAACCAATAAGAAAACCATATCCAAACTTTTGAGATAGTCTTGCCTCCTCCCATACGAAAAAATGGCCAACCAAAGGAGAAAAATCACACCAATGATAGAAAGGAACCAATATAAATAAATCATCTCCTTATATAAACTAAAATAACGAGCACATTCTAACAAAGAAAAAATATTACTCAAAGAGTATTATTTCCTACACAAAAGTGAAAATATTAGACCATTAATACAGAGACATGTTATTGAGGCTGAGAACAATGCTATAAGTTAATACACTTCACATTGGCCTCATGTAATTGGGCGTCTGGCATTTCGCTCGGAGCACCTAGCATGAGGTCTTTTGCTTTTTGGTCTTTTGGAAATGCGATAACTTCACGGATGTTTGGTTCGTCGCAAAAAAGCATAACAAGTCTATCAAATCCCCAAGCGATACCGCCGTGTGGCGGAGCCCCATATGTAAACGCTTCAAGCATGTGTCCAAATCTTCGAGTTGCATCTTCACCGGTTATATCAAGTCGATCAAATATCTTTGATTGAACATCTGAAGTATGTATTCGGATACTCCCTCCTGCAATCTCATTACCATTGAGAACAAAATCGTATGCATTTGCACGTACTTTCATAGGGTCGCTTTCTAGAAGTGCCAAATCTTCGGGTAGGGGAGCGCAAAATGGATGATGCATAGCTTGAACCTTGCCATCTTCCATAACTTCAAACATTGGGAAATCAATTACCCAGCAAAATGCAAAATCATTTATATCAGCAAGTTGAAGTTTTT
The sequence above is drawn from the Candidatus Peregrinibacteria bacterium genome and encodes:
- a CDS encoding DUF87 domain-containing protein yields the protein MVFLLVRIPRKDSKEDIEKTRELYSASNDFKEAVGVMAHFFDQLAGGLGCGDMEYKLRLKKQEFISFEYAVQEKLINFYIVCPNELIDMVEKQITGFFPDCFLERVEDYNIFHPGAKVAGRPLQLTRPSATWLPIKHYQVMPSDPLNSIINVMSKFEEDEGAAIQIMLRPTIQEWWQKKGQEHAKEMFSGKDGGNGFIYYLNPFRWLSGLLNILVRGEKAEELAEAAADQGGRSTPLTDEQVKSIEEKCGAPGFETVIRLITAAPTKRRANILLNSLYGAFAQFSMGNCNGLVKVRYFSLKSFLVNFIFRNMKRTWTERLTAPKQMILTPNEVASLFHIPDVRYNTSPTINWMNYKIAPLPNNAPKEGILLGENVYRGTRTPVYMKHLDRFRHFYVIGQTGTGKSSIFQVMIRQDLKAGNGICVIDPHGDLVESVLPFVPRERADDVIYFNPSDLERPMGLNLLEAGSEAEMDLVALEAMNIMIKMFDEEVFGPRIQDYFRNGCLTLMADKKEGGALTDIVRLFTDDAFQAYKVKRVSNPIVKSFWTEQMAKTGAREKAEMIPYFAAKFGQFITNAMMRNIIGQTKSSFDFGKVMQDGKILLMNLSKGETGDINSKLLGLIITSKIQMAAMQRQKVAQEDRCPFFLYIDEFQNYVTDSIESILSEARKYRLGLNLAHQYIAQIDPNAGGGGRKGGGVNIKDAVFGNVGSIMCYKIGATDAEYMAKEMAPVFSEQDLVNMDKYKAVMKLSIDTQPSKPFSIIPTNPYLEEGDKKMGEAIKQLSRLKYGRDRDFVSRQIIRRIGLVPPDEQAAAAMKKVQGE
- a CDS encoding S-layer homology domain-containing protein yields the protein MFKGFIDYLLGHLRQLHFDLKSSKHTFSWVLILSILAASVAGVQYTQLGLQTSVLTLEMPKDFDGTVYPLALTPKWHELTTAEYRETYNNIPQSKMQQMPRYNPSTLQASLSTLGYSDEENSVRDAKITYSVAYLGNYELDGVEYAGSHPAIDIKAPIGTPVHSIANGVVTKVADEAYGFGLHVVVKHINVPMVDGGKQTVFSSYNHMSEILVKQGQVVSRGEVVGKVGTTGTSTTPHLHFQLDKGGTNDGIGDSALWHPYWPFTYNDYASQGLTFFDAINQGIGQENAIKYTLNPMSFVQSNLVADTGVITSSVDQVITEDLVDEPVVTEPVVEPKVDDVVPDVITPEVPVVTEVPDVIAPEVPVITEVPDVIADNTVVPTKPNYSLEISSKDTYLVGNLMEFEISIKDNSGEIVEDPFFAGAIILSSTDSSIASLRTQTIDRSSFENGKTLIMAEAEKAGDFKLRIPFSDSIYESNLVTVRDDMKDINGFSVEHDGLFSVGVPETLTIIPVDKNGDRTSYTIFGEVKVTLVQGEGTISKNVLQIDDFSEGIAHMEVTPKAEKDIVVSVAHSFIKGTSAPLKSGAPLFSDLSQNHENYEAIRHLKQRNVISGYPDGTFKPEKGVSRVEALKLIFAGLEAVVPDAESLKFMLADLFPDQWYAPYVAHAINEGVVKGYPDGTFKPSQTVNKAEFAKMLVLGLAIDMDMTVAPDSPIIGSDVRPSDWFYPYVEFLIDNEIMELTDNRFNPTEPMDRGKVAEAIWRVIESQ
- a CDS encoding peptidoglycan-binding protein, with amino-acid sequence MFKRFNTLLTVTVLFATLFHVSVSFADATDIMMPYKQTFITTAYYSPLPDQDHYVTGSYYGDTRLNGNGTNGASGAEVFPGMLAAPKSYPFGFKIDIPGIGISEIQDRGGAIVHAGELGQEHDRLDVWMGAGDAGLRRALLWGKRTVLATVYGARPELLITAGFSGWDENELALVKYWKENVPQYIGGTVAKLFPTDLWFGQNSEKVAEMQQLLADLGYFFEDIDGTYNDATAQAVYYFQRDNDLVYDWSELGSGHFGPQTRITIEKAKELLEKGEYVNQTAYLEKIQKYDDLKEEFTVYTDDLYLGSKGEDVRELQKDLITLGYLRTEVSGFYGEVTENAVKHFQMKTGIIATKESQGAGVVGRRTRSTLNALFDKRIETKGMLASKRDDTQAVVLLASTDEVVETKEEVLSIDDSAEIIEIEDLKAVEDIIIEEAVSALAFGSRGSEVKSLQSELRNRGYFNSGFLTTYFGEKTKDALIAFQLDYELISDPSDTDAGVLTSETRELLFS